A genome region from Dehalococcoidia bacterium includes the following:
- a CDS encoding ABC transporter permease: MSQSWYRLRRNHGAIVGMAMLLVLGVIAIAGPYIAPHDPNVIDPDLVLKAPHGERLLGADQFGRDILSRILHGARLSLQLGITTIGIAAAAGTIIGLFSGYKGGWSDFLIQRATDLMLIFPSLLLALFVVAVMGSSIRNLMLAVAIAFIPIYIRLVRGSVLSAKENVYVDAARAAGCTDVRIMRKHILPNVFAPIIVLATLGVGEAIVVVAALGFL; the protein is encoded by the coding sequence TTGTCGCAGTCTTGGTATCGACTTCGCAGGAACCACGGCGCCATAGTCGGCATGGCAATGCTTCTGGTTCTCGGAGTGATCGCTATCGCTGGCCCCTATATTGCCCCCCATGATCCCAACGTGATTGATCCAGACTTGGTCCTGAAGGCCCCCCACGGAGAGCGTCTACTGGGAGCAGACCAATTCGGACGCGACATCCTCAGCCGCATACTGCACGGGGCACGTCTCTCGCTGCAGCTGGGCATTACCACAATAGGAATTGCAGCTGCGGCTGGGACGATCATAGGACTATTCTCCGGATACAAGGGCGGCTGGAGTGACTTCCTCATCCAGCGCGCCACCGACTTGATGCTGATCTTCCCGTCTCTGTTGCTGGCGCTCTTTGTCGTCGCGGTAATGGGATCCAGCATTCGGAACCTCATGCTGGCTGTGGCGATAGCGTTTATTCCCATCTATATCAGGCTCGTTCGGGGGTCTGTACTCTCAGCCAAGGAGAATGTCTACGTTGACGCCGCTCGAGCCGCTGGGTGTACTGATGTTCGCATCATGCGGAAGCACATACTGCCGAATGTTTTCGCCCCGATCATCGTGTTGGCGACTCTCGGTGTTGGCGAGGCCATCGTGGTTGTAGCAGCCCTTGGCTTCCTAG
- a CDS encoding ABC transporter permease, producing MQRYVLTRLAVFPLALLIISAIVFLMLYMLPGDPAEALLGPNVVSADQVEQLREQLGLNDPLHIQYGRFLGGALRGDFGRSLRSRRPVFEELLTQLPATLELTFGALGLAIAIGFPLGLLAALRPNTWIDSLSMLIAVAGLAMPSFWLCLLLIFFFSVHLGWFPATGQGGLERLVLPVFALGYYAASLIARLVRSATLEVLRQDYITTARAKGLAGSVVMYRHVMRNALIPVITILGVQFGFLLGGTVIVETIFGRPGIGRLLIDGILYQDYRVVQATIIFIAMGFLTTNLVVDIIYGLIDPRIRYD from the coding sequence GTGCAACGCTATGTGCTGACACGACTGGCGGTATTCCCGCTTGCATTGCTGATTATATCGGCAATCGTGTTCCTCATGTTGTACATGCTGCCAGGCGATCCCGCAGAGGCCCTTCTTGGACCTAACGTCGTGTCAGCAGACCAAGTCGAACAGCTCCGGGAACAGTTAGGGCTGAACGATCCTCTACATATTCAGTACGGGCGATTTCTTGGAGGTGCCCTTCGTGGGGATTTCGGCCGCTCACTACGAAGCAGGAGACCCGTTTTTGAAGAGCTACTGACCCAGTTGCCAGCCACCTTGGAGTTGACTTTCGGCGCTCTGGGCCTGGCTATCGCAATCGGTTTCCCGTTGGGTCTTCTGGCTGCCCTGAGACCGAACACATGGATAGATAGTCTAAGCATGTTGATTGCTGTAGCGGGGCTGGCGATGCCCAGTTTCTGGCTTTGCCTGCTTCTCATCTTCTTTTTCTCTGTGCATCTTGGGTGGTTTCCAGCTACGGGTCAGGGTGGATTGGAACGTCTGGTGCTGCCTGTATTTGCACTGGGATACTATGCAGCTTCTCTGATCGCTCGCCTGGTACGCTCAGCCACGTTGGAGGTATTGCGGCAAGACTACATTACGACCGCGCGCGCCAAAGGTCTGGCAGGTTCCGTGGTTATGTACCGGCATGTCATGAGGAATGCGCTTATTCCAGTGATCACTATCCTTGGCGTCCAGTTCGGATTCCTGCTGGGCGGAACTGTGATCGTTGAGACGATTTTCGGTAGGCCGGGCATTGGACGACTTCTGATCGATGGGATCCTGTACCAGGACTATCGCGTCGTGCAGGCGACTATAATTTTCATCGCCATGGGGTTCCTCACGACTAACCTGGTTGTGGACATCATCTACGGTCTCATCGATCCCCGCATAAGGTACGACTAG